The DNA segment CGTCGTCCGTGGTGCGGCTGTCGACAACGCGGCTGTCAGGGTGCCTGCAGAAGGGGCAGTGCATGGTTCCCGAGCCTCCTTCGCAGTACGACTGAATAGCCTCGCCGGGCCCGGAACGAGCCCCTCGAAGCAGCCCCAAGCATAGGCGATGACCCGAGCCACGAAGGACCAGGGACCACAACTTCTGGGTGGCTGTTTCAATCCAACCACTAGATCTGGGGTTCACCACCGCTTTCACGGAGCGCGTGTCGCGCTCGGCCGCCGCGACGGCCCGGCTCGCAAGAGAGTACGGGAAGCACCTCGGCGGCCGGATCGCGGGCCACCAGGGACCACCGGCCGACGACGGGCAGCCACAGGCAGCACAAAAGGTGATGACGGGCGGGGATCCCAGTGCGACGCTCCGCAGCCGACCGCCCCGCGGCATCGAACGCAACCGGCGGACGGTACCGTAATCGACCGAATTGCCTTTCGGCCCTGGCCGCGCTCTTACACCCGACACTGCGCTCACGTGAAGGATATTTCATTTTTTCACTCGAACGTGTGTTTGGCGCAACCTTTCGAAAGCCACTACCGTTGTCCAACTAGGGAGAGAACATCTCGAGAGGGGCCGACGACGTGACCACGACCGCAGACACCGCCACCATCACCGCCCAGGATCGTTCGCAGAACCGACTCGAGCCGGTGCATGCCATGAATGACGCAGCTACGGGCCCGGAGGGCCAGCTGCCCCCGCGCCCCGCGCGCTCGCTGCCCGGACGGCCTCCCGGCATCCGGGCGGACAGCTCCGGGCTCACCGACCGGCAACGACGGGTCATCGAGGTGATCAGGGACTCCGTGCAACGCCGTGGATACCCGCCCTCCATGCGCGAGATCGGCCAGGCGGTGGGGCTGTCCAGCACCTCGTCCGTCGCCCACCAGCTGATGGCCCTGGAGCGCAAGGGCTTCCTGCGCCGCGACCCGCACCGGCCCCGGGCGTACGAGGTCAGGGGCTCCGACCAGCCGAGCACCCAGACCACCGACACCACGGGCAAGCCCGCAGCGTCGTACGTCCCGCTGGTCGGCCGGATCGCCGCCGGTGGGCCGATCCTGGCTGAGGAGTCGGTCGAGGATGTCTTCCCGCTCCCCCGCCAGCTGGTCGGTGACGGCGAGCTGTTCGTCCTCAAGGTCGTCGGCGACTCGATGATCGAGGCCGCGATCTGTGACGGCGACTGGGTCACCGTGCGACGCCAGCCGGTCGCGGAGAACGGCGACATCGTGGCAGCCATGCTGGAGGGCGAAGCCACGGTCAAGCGCTTCAAGCGCGAGGACGGCCACGTGTGGCTGCTGCCGCACAATGCCGCCTACCAGCCGATTCCCGGTGACGACGCCACGATCCTCGGCAAGGTAGTGGCTGTGCTCCGACGCGTGTGAGCACCGCGTCGGCCCTGAACAGGGCTCCGGAACTCACTGCGCCGGTTCCGGGGCCCTGCCATTTCTCAGCATTTTCCCGCGCCTTTATCCAGGCGCGCTTCCCCATGCTTTTTCAGCCTCTCGACCCTTGTCGCCGTTTCTCGCTTTGGCGGCACAGCAGCGCAGTCACGGCCTACCGACCGGCCTCCTTGGCCACTGCGTCGATTGCCGCCAGTGACCGGCGGACCTGGTTTCGGTCCGTGGTGAACCAGAAGTCTGGCAGCGAAGCCCGCAGGTAGCTGCCGTAGCGCGCGGTGGCCAGCCTGGGATCCAGCACCGCGACGACGCCGCGGTCCCCCATGGCCCTGACCAGTCGGCCGGCGCCCTGCGCCATCAACAGAGCGGCATGCGTCGCCGCAACGGCCATGAACCCATTGCCACCGCCCTCCTCCACCGCTTTCTGCCGAGCGCTCATCAACGGGTCGTCGGGGCGGGGGAAGGGGATCCGGTCCATCACCACCAGCTGACAGCTCGGTCCCGGCACATCGACACCCTGCCAGAGGGACAGTGTCCCGAAGAGGCAGGTCTCGGGATCGGCCGCGAAATTCTTGATCAGCTCACCGAGCGTCTCCTCGCCCTGGAGCAGCACACGCCTGTCCTGCCTGCTGCGCAGCTCCTCAGCCGCTGCCTGAGCGGCCCGCATGGAGGAGAAGAGTCCGAGTGTGCGTCCGCCCGATGCCTCCACCAGTTCGGCCAACTCGTCCAGCATGTCGGTACGTGAACCCTCGCGGCCCGGGGCCGAGAGGTGCTTGGCGACGTACAGGATGCCTTGCTTGGCGTAGTCGAACGGCGAGCCGACATCCAGGCCCTTCCACTGCGGGACGTCCTCCCCCTCGGCGCCCTCGGGTGAGAGACCGAGGGAGGCGCCGACCCCATTGAAGTCACCCCCGAATTTGAGCGTCGCGGAGGTGAGGACGACGGAGCGGTCGGCGAAGAGCTTCTCCCGGAGAAGCCCCGAGACGGAGAGCGGCGCGACTCGCAGGGAAGCCCCGAAACGGTCATGGCGCTCGTACCACACGACGTCGTACTCGGATCCGAGAGTGATCCGCTCGGCGACGTCGTGGATGGATTCGACGGACGCCAGCGCCTGTTTCCGCACGACATCCTCGTCCTGGACGGACTTGTCCCGGGTGGCACCGAGGGCCGAGATGACCGTCCGGGCCGCGTCACGCAGGGCCATGAGCGCATATCCGAGATCCTCGGGAATTTCCTCGAGTCTGCCCGGAAGCGCCAGCTCCATGACACGTTCGAAAGTCTCGGAAGCAGTCTGGAGTGAGTCCGCCGCCTTCTCGTTGACGAGCTTGGCCGCCCGCCGTACCGCCCTGTTGACCTGGCCCGGAGTGAGCTCGCCTGTGGCTACGCCGGTGACCCGTGAGACCAGCTCATGAGCCTCGTCCACGATCAGCACCTCGTGCTGCGGGAGGACCGGGGCGCCCTCGATCGCGTCGATGGCGAGCAGGGCATGGTTGGTCACCACGACATCCGCGAGTTTGGCCCGCTCACGGGCGGCCTCGGCGAAGCACTCCGCCCCGTAGGCACATTTGCTCGCCCCCAGACACTCCCTGGAGGAGACGGAGATCTGCCCCCAGGCGCGGTCGGAGACACCCGGAGTGAGATCGTCACGGTCCCCCGTCTCCGTCTCGTCCGCCCAGTCCCGCATACGCAGCAGGTCCTGGCCGAGCTTGCTGCTGGGGGCGGCCGTCTCGAACTGGTCGAACAGCCCCTCCTCCTCTTCCTGCGGTACGCCCTCGTGCAGGCGGTGCAGACAGAGGTAGTTGGACCGCCCCTTCAACATGGCGAACTGCGGGCGGCGCCGCAGCAGTGGGTGCAGGGCCTCGACCGTACGCGGGAGGTCGCGCTCCACGAGCTGCCGCTGGAGTGCGAGCGTCGCGGTGGCCACCACCACCCGCTCCCCGTGAGCCAGCGCGGGGACCAGGTACCCCAGCGACTTTCCGGTACCGGTACCGGCCTGGACCAGCAGGTGGGCGTTGTCGTCAACGGCTTCGGCAACAGCCTCGGCCATGGTGACCTGGCCGGGCCGCTCCGTACCGCCCACAGCGGTCACGGCGGCGTGCAGGAGCTCGGGGAGGGAGGGCTTCGTCATAGCGGGACCACCCTACGGGGCAGCACTGACAATCGGGGTCACACCTCATGCAGAGGGTTGGCGACCGTCCCGTGCACGGCGGCGTGCGGCCGGTTCGGGCGGTCGCGGTAGCCGTCGAGGTGGAGCCGGTTGCGATTCAGACAGAGCCGTTCGATCCGGGGAGTGAGCAGGTCGAACATCTCGTATCGCTCCTTGAGCTCGGGGAACCTGGCCTGATGGCGGAGGATCTCGGCACGTACCAGCCGCCAGAAATCGGCCTCCGCCACTCCTAGTTGATCTTCACAGAGAGGGGCGAGGTAGCGGAACACTCCGACGAAGAGTCCGGAATGGATGAACTGCGTCAGAAAAGCCGGCTCCTCGGTCAGCAGCACGTCCCGTACGTCGGCGGGCATCGAGTCGTGTTCCGGCAGCGACTCCGCGCTGACGTTGACGTCGTCGACGAAGTCCTTGATCGCGAGCCGTACGGGGACATCGTGGGCGTCGAAAACGACGATGGCGTTCTCACCGTGCGGAGAGAAGACCGTCCCGTAGTGGTAGAGGAAGCGCAGCAGTGGGGGAAGGAGCGCCGCGAAGAGACGGCCGAGCCATGCGGTGGGTGTGAGTCCCGACCGGGCGACGAGCTCCGCGGTGAACGAGCGCCCCTGAATATCGGTGTGGAGCAGGGAGGCGAGCGTACGAGCCCCTTCGCCGGCGGCCAGCTGGATACCGAGCGGCTCGCGCCAGATGGCACCGAGGAGTTCCCGGTATTGGTACGGGACTTCGGGCAGATGGTCGTACAGAGGGTGCGCGACAGCGACGGAGGCGACTTCGCCCAGCAGGATGACGCCGCACTCGTCGCGCAGGAACGCATCGCTGTCGCGCAGTCCCTGGACCCAGGCGGTGACGGCCGGAGCGGCGAGAGTGCGCTCAGTGGGCAGGCCCCGCCAGACCAGGGTGTTGAGGATCGACAGCGGCAGCTTCACGGTGTGCCGCTCGGGGTGTTCCACGTTGAGGAAAGTCCGGATGGACTGCTGTGGCAGTCGTGGATCGGCATCGGCGTGGAGCGGGACGATCTGGCTGTGGGCGATGGCCGGTGCGTAGAGCGGAAGGATCACTTCGTCCCACTGCCAGGGGTGGACGGGAAGGTAGAGATAGCCTTCCGGATCCAGCCCACGTTCCCTTAACTCGGCGGCGAAGGACTCCCGGACTGCGGGGTCGAGCTCGCGGCGGTAGAGCCGGTCGGGTGTCGCGAGGCCGGTGACGCCCCGGTACTGCGCGAGTTCCGTGCTGACCGCGATCCACGGCAGTCGGGCGGGCCGGCGGGACTCCGGTGTCCAGCGGGCGGCGTCGGCCGCGGAGAATCCGATCCGGCCCTTGTTGAGAACGAGCCAGGGGTGGCCGGTCTGATGGCCTTCCAGCTGCGCGTAGTCGAGTTCGGCGAGTTCGGCGGCGGGGAGCGCGGTGTGATCGATACGGGCGTCGGCGGCGAGCGTGGTGGTCAGCTCACGGACCAGGTGCCCGAGAGTCGCCCCGTCCAGTGCGAGGAGCCTGCGGGCCAGGACGAGGAAGCGGAGCGGGTCGCTGAACGGTTCGCCCTGGAGCGCGATGGTGTCCGGGTCGATGTGCCAGTGCCCGTAGGCGCCGCGCCGGGCATGAAAGGTCAGCGGCAGATCGTCGTCCAGCGTGAGGGTGCAACGGCCGCCGGTCCGTACCACCGGCTCGATGATCTCTTCGTAGGCGAAGGCGCTGAGCATCTTGGCGAGAAGACGGCGGGCCGCACGGTCCCAGTCCTCGGGGTTCAGTTCGGCGGGTGCGAGCAGGGTCGGTTCTGCTTCGGAGTCGAAGCCAGCAGACGGGTTCAGCACGGGGACTCCTCGGGGTGGAACCGATTCGGGACGGGCGGTGTATCAAAAGCAGCAGATCGTCACGGGCGGGGATGCGTGGAGAACAGAAAGCTACGGATCGGGGGTGCAGAGGTAAGCGAGCGGTGTAAGAGCAGGCGCTCGGAGGACGGTCGCTGAGGGGTGGTGGAGGGAGGCGTTCACATCAGGTCACGGAAGGCGCGGTCGCGGACCATCAGCGCCGCACGTTTGTCGGGAAGGTCGACCTCAGCCGAGTAGCGGAAGCCCGCGCCGAGAAAGGCTGACACGGAGGGGGTGTTGCGCAGGTCCGGCTCGGCGACGACACGGGTGCACTGTGGTCGGTTGTCCAGTACGAGATCGGCGACGGTACGCAGCAGGGTGGTGCCGGTGCCACGCCCCCGGTCGGCGACTCCACCGATCAGAAGGTGCAGACCGGTGTCGTGGGGGCGTGCCGGATAGTGCCGGGCGAGGGGATCGAGATCGGCGCGGTAGACCTCCCAGTAGCTCATGGGAGTGCCTTGGAGTACTCCGAGGCAGGGGACGCTCCGGCCGTCGCCGTCCAGTTGGGGACGCAGGTGAGCGCGGGTGACGGACTCGGGGCCCGACAGTTCCCAGAAGGCGGCGACGGCAGGGTCGTTCATCCAGTGGCTGAGGAGAGAGAGGTCGCGTTCGATGTCCACGGGGACGAGCTGGAAGACACCGGCCGGGGTGGCGGCCGGCTTCCAGGCGCCGGGTCTGTCCAGCAGGTCGCCCCCGGCGGAGCCGGGAGCGACGGGCCACGGAGCGTGTGCCGGGTCACCAGTGCGCAGCAGTGACAGCAGATCCTCGGACAACTGCAGATCAAGGGTGTCCTCGGACCCCTCGTCGGTCCGCGGGACAGGTCCTGTCCCGGTATCGGTGCTCGCATCTGTGGAGTGCACGGCCACGCTCCTCATTTCTGCTCAGCTATCGGTCGGATCATGCCCCAGTGGGATGAAGGGGGTTGGTGAGACGGACGTAGACGGACTGGGTGTCGACCGGGCCGACGAGCTCGTCGAGCCCGTGGAGTCGGGTCAGCAGATTGGCCTTGGTACGAAGAACGGGGGTGTCCAGAAGTTGAGCGGGCAAAGGGGAGCCGAGTGCGGTGGCTCGGGTGAGGAACTGTCGGAAGGCGGCGATCAGCAGCTGTTCGTCGGCGAGTCGCTGGGCGCCGAAGGCGCCGATCAGGCCGAACACGTTGTTGATGGCGAGGTAGTAGGCGAAGCGTTCATCGGTGACGTCGTCGGCGACGAAGGTGTCGCTTACGGCCCCGATCCCGGGGAGACGCTTCTCCAGTGCGGAGCGGTGGGATTCCCGGAAGTAGTAGCCCTGGTTGTCGCGGTACCGGCCGCCGACGGGCCAGCCGCCGGGGCCGAGGATGACGATGGTGTTCTGCTGATGCGCTTCGAGGGCGATGCCTGCGGTGCCGTCCAGCCACAGCACCGGGCGTACCACGTGGTCGAGATAGCGCAGGAACCACTCGGTGGCGACCGCTCCGGTGGACCGCCCGGTCCTGGCCGCGAGTGCGGTCACGATGTCGGCGAGCCGCGAGCGCATGGCGCAGCCGCCGGGGCGGGGGCGGATCGCGGTGAGACCGGCGACGCAGACGGCGTCGTCGGTGGTGCTGAACGGGTTGTGGCGCAGGACGACGTCGAAGCCCGGAAGCGGTTCACCGTCAGGGGTGTTGACGGCCAGCCAGGCGGGGTCGCGGACGATGTCGAACCCTGGGTGAGCCGCTTGCAACGCCCCACCGAGGCCACTCCTCAGCACCCGGTGGACCTCCACACCGCGGTGCAGTTCCTTGCGGAGGTTCTCACGCCGGGAGTTGGTGATGCGGACCCCGAGGGACAGCTTGAGCATCGCTTCGACGCCCGGGCGGTGGACGGTGCGTACGGAGGAAGTGGGATACCAGCGCTCGCCGTACGGACCGAGGTCGTGGAGCAGCCCCGCGTCGAGAAGGGAGGCCACTGCGGGGCGGTGGGCCAAGTCCCGGGCCTGCCAGGGGTGGAGCGGCAGAAGGGCAGTGTTGTCGGGGTGCTGGAGGGCGCCCGCAAGGCGAACGGTGAGCTGGTCGGCGGGCAGCGTGCGCCCCCCTTCCGTCCATGCCGAGTCCTGCGCGAGCACGGAACGGTCGACGGCCATCCAGTGCAGGGCGAAGGAACCGTGCAACTCCGGTGAATACAGTCGGAGTTCGGCGTCCGACAGCCCCTCGCGACTCTTCGGGGTGGGGTGCAGCGGGTGACCCAGCAGGAGAGACTGCTCGGCGGTCAGGAAGGGGTCCGCCTCACTGGACGGCTCCGGACTGAGACGGCGCTCCGTGATGAACGCGGCGGTCCTTTGGACCGAGTCGGCGACCCGGCCCACCATCTCAGTGCTGTCGCTCTGACCCGCCTCCCTGCCAAGGAGAGCGGCGATCGTGACGGCGTCGGCGCGGGGCGCACCGATCGATCCGCCTTCGAGAACCGGCTTGCCGAACCGGTGCCAGCCGGTGGCCGACCAGTACAGGACAGGGACGAGCAGCGCGATGCCGCTGGCGTTGAGGGGAATGCGCAGTGTGGGCCCGGTGGGCGCGGAGAGGTTGGTCTCCCGTACCCAGCAGCGGAGCAGGTTCTCGACGGCCGCAGCTTCGGCGGCCGTGTTGGAGTCCGATGCGTCGATGGGGTCTTCGAAGAGGCCGGATGCCAGGTGCCCGTCCGGGGTACGGCCTGCCTGCATCTGGCGCGGCACCGTCTCCGGGCCTGCCGAGAGCGAACCGGCCGACACCGGGCCGACAGTGAGGGAGTCGGCCCGGAACGGGTTGGCCGGGAGCGGACCTGCCGTACGACTGCTGGGAACGGCGGAGTCACCGGTCTCGGGGGCATCAGGGTCGGGCGTGGGGTTCACGGAGTGCTTCCTTGCGCGGCCGGGGGGAAGGGGGGGAGGTGGTTCAGTGCGGGGGCAAGTGTCAAGGCGGCCGTGTACGGCGCGTTCGGCGGCGGACAGGGCATCTACCAGCCGGTCCAGAACGGCCTCCGCCTGTTCGTCGGTGAGGGTGAGGGGAGGCAGCAGACGTACGACGCTCGCGTGGCGGCCGCCAAGTTCGACAATGAGCCCCCTGGCCAGACACGCCCGCTGTACAGCGGCCGCGAGCACGGGGTCAGCGGGAGAGGGGCCATCAGGGGCGGGGACGCCGGCGCCCGGGCCGCGGGCATCCGCGGCGGCGGTTGTTCTGGCAGCTTCAGTACTGGCGGCTTCGGCGGCTTCGGCGGCTTCCGGGTCGACCAGCTCCAGGCCGATCATCAGGCCCCGGCCGCGTACGTCTCCGATGACGGGGTGGTCGGCGGCCAGGCCCCGCAACCTGCCGATCATCCGTGCGCCCAGGTCGGCCGCCCG comes from the Streptomyces sp. NBC_01471 genome and includes:
- the lexA gene encoding transcriptional repressor LexA; this translates as MTTTADTATITAQDRSQNRLEPVHAMNDAATGPEGQLPPRPARSLPGRPPGIRADSSGLTDRQRRVIEVIRDSVQRRGYPPSMREIGQAVGLSSTSSVAHQLMALERKGFLRRDPHRPRAYEVRGSDQPSTQTTDTTGKPAASYVPLVGRIAAGGPILAEESVEDVFPLPRQLVGDGELFVLKVVGDSMIEAAICDGDWVTVRRQPVAENGDIVAAMLEGEATVKRFKREDGHVWLLPHNAAYQPIPGDDATILGKVVAVLRRV
- a CDS encoding ATP-dependent DNA helicase; the protein is MTKPSLPELLHAAVTAVGGTERPGQVTMAEAVAEAVDDNAHLLVQAGTGTGKSLGYLVPALAHGERVVVATATLALQRQLVERDLPRTVEALHPLLRRRPQFAMLKGRSNYLCLHRLHEGVPQEEEEGLFDQFETAAPSSKLGQDLLRMRDWADETETGDRDDLTPGVSDRAWGQISVSSRECLGASKCAYGAECFAEAARERAKLADVVVTNHALLAIDAIEGAPVLPQHEVLIVDEAHELVSRVTGVATGELTPGQVNRAVRRAAKLVNEKAADSLQTASETFERVMELALPGRLEEIPEDLGYALMALRDAARTVISALGATRDKSVQDEDVVRKQALASVESIHDVAERITLGSEYDVVWYERHDRFGASLRVAPLSVSGLLREKLFADRSVVLTSATLKFGGDFNGVGASLGLSPEGAEGEDVPQWKGLDVGSPFDYAKQGILYVAKHLSAPGREGSRTDMLDELAELVEASGGRTLGLFSSMRAAQAAAEELRSRQDRRVLLQGEETLGELIKNFAADPETCLFGTLSLWQGVDVPGPSCQLVVMDRIPFPRPDDPLMSARQKAVEEGGGNGFMAVAATHAALLMAQGAGRLVRAMGDRGVVAVLDPRLATARYGSYLRASLPDFWFTTDRNQVRRSLAAIDAVAKEAGR
- a CDS encoding IucA/IucC family siderophore biosynthesis protein, which codes for MLNPSAGFDSEAEPTLLAPAELNPEDWDRAARRLLAKMLSAFAYEEIIEPVVRTGGRCTLTLDDDLPLTFHARRGAYGHWHIDPDTIALQGEPFSDPLRFLVLARRLLALDGATLGHLVRELTTTLAADARIDHTALPAAELAELDYAQLEGHQTGHPWLVLNKGRIGFSAADAARWTPESRRPARLPWIAVSTELAQYRGVTGLATPDRLYRRELDPAVRESFAAELRERGLDPEGYLYLPVHPWQWDEVILPLYAPAIAHSQIVPLHADADPRLPQQSIRTFLNVEHPERHTVKLPLSILNTLVWRGLPTERTLAAPAVTAWVQGLRDSDAFLRDECGVILLGEVASVAVAHPLYDHLPEVPYQYRELLGAIWREPLGIQLAAGEGARTLASLLHTDIQGRSFTAELVARSGLTPTAWLGRLFAALLPPLLRFLYHYGTVFSPHGENAIVVFDAHDVPVRLAIKDFVDDVNVSAESLPEHDSMPADVRDVLLTEEPAFLTQFIHSGLFVGVFRYLAPLCEDQLGVAEADFWRLVRAEILRHQARFPELKERYEMFDLLTPRIERLCLNRNRLHLDGYRDRPNRPHAAVHGTVANPLHEV
- a CDS encoding GNAT family N-acetyltransferase, encoding MRSVAVHSTDASTDTGTGPVPRTDEGSEDTLDLQLSEDLLSLLRTGDPAHAPWPVAPGSAGGDLLDRPGAWKPAATPAGVFQLVPVDIERDLSLLSHWMNDPAVAAFWELSGPESVTRAHLRPQLDGDGRSVPCLGVLQGTPMSYWEVYRADLDPLARHYPARPHDTGLHLLIGGVADRGRGTGTTLLRTVADLVLDNRPQCTRVVAEPDLRNTPSVSAFLGAGFRYSAEVDLPDKRAALMVRDRAFRDLM
- a CDS encoding IucA/IucC family siderophore biosynthesis protein is translated as MNPTPDPDAPETGDSAVPSSRTAGPLPANPFRADSLTVGPVSAGSLSAGPETVPRQMQAGRTPDGHLASGLFEDPIDASDSNTAAEAAAVENLLRCWVRETNLSAPTGPTLRIPLNASGIALLVPVLYWSATGWHRFGKPVLEGGSIGAPRADAVTIAALLGREAGQSDSTEMVGRVADSVQRTAAFITERRLSPEPSSEADPFLTAEQSLLLGHPLHPTPKSREGLSDAELRLYSPELHGSFALHWMAVDRSVLAQDSAWTEGGRTLPADQLTVRLAGALQHPDNTALLPLHPWQARDLAHRPAVASLLDAGLLHDLGPYGERWYPTSSVRTVHRPGVEAMLKLSLGVRITNSRRENLRKELHRGVEVHRVLRSGLGGALQAAHPGFDIVRDPAWLAVNTPDGEPLPGFDVVLRHNPFSTTDDAVCVAGLTAIRPRPGGCAMRSRLADIVTALAARTGRSTGAVATEWFLRYLDHVVRPVLWLDGTAGIALEAHQQNTIVILGPGGWPVGGRYRDNQGYYFRESHRSALEKRLPGIGAVSDTFVADDVTDERFAYYLAINNVFGLIGAFGAQRLADEQLLIAAFRQFLTRATALGSPLPAQLLDTPVLRTKANLLTRLHGLDELVGPVDTQSVYVRLTNPLHPTGA